A single Bifidobacterium scardovii JCM 12489 = DSM 13734 DNA region contains:
- a CDS encoding tyrosine-protein phosphatase, translating into MNGSEGAGGTGTGTATAADGGEVRFERCSNARVVERRDDGSPWLIRSAAPDDLTDADEARLRGLGVSTIVDLREPGEGHPRHFRGITTVPVPIYRLEGGAPRTGTLEGIYAFMLRHRGADLARAVGAIADAPGAALVHCSIGKDRTGLVVALARLAAGSAQQGIIDDYALSGGRLGDAIRRRTLEEVDQDAPGEPEHSDTLRMRLDSPVSMMASICDQLQGPQGAVRYLLRNGLAQTQLAALRGKCASAGRLTILHLSDLHAEQPPARLFGHIDSLDAVAKVPDYLRSLAVRPDAIVVTGDLIHHDVRAYRRVCEALQRLSDDLGAPLCVVPGNHDDVDAAADALGRYTTAAVAPQSFGVRGYTLHLLDSSEGYIAPEALAGLRKSLHAPCAGDGADQDGAGLSGRDSASGNCGGPSILVMHHSPVGSLMPSLRHIALHNADALADAISGADVRLILAGHFHHAMQGVFHGVPVCVAPSMAYEQRMDAGTGLVEGRSGTAFSIEELGPEGLRVTTVPMSLADDTLFSVPAGTSTHPGHQHHSRPSVELAAAR; encoded by the coding sequence ATGAATGGCAGTGAAGGAGCCGGCGGTACGGGAACCGGCACGGCGACCGCGGCGGACGGCGGCGAGGTGCGGTTCGAGCGGTGCAGCAACGCCCGGGTCGTGGAGCGGCGCGATGACGGCAGCCCGTGGCTGATCCGCTCCGCGGCGCCGGACGATCTGACCGACGCCGACGAAGCACGGTTGCGGGGGCTCGGAGTGTCCACCATCGTCGACCTGCGCGAACCCGGCGAGGGGCATCCCCGGCATTTCCGCGGCATCACGACCGTGCCGGTCCCGATATACCGCCTTGAAGGCGGAGCGCCGCGCACCGGCACGCTGGAAGGCATCTACGCGTTCATGCTCCGGCACCGCGGCGCGGATCTCGCGCGGGCCGTCGGCGCCATCGCCGACGCGCCGGGCGCGGCTTTGGTGCACTGCAGCATCGGCAAGGACCGAACCGGGCTGGTCGTCGCGCTGGCCCGGCTCGCCGCGGGGTCTGCCCAACAGGGGATCATCGACGACTACGCGCTTTCCGGGGGCCGGCTGGGCGACGCCATCCGCCGGCGCACGCTGGAGGAGGTCGACCAGGATGCGCCCGGCGAGCCCGAGCATTCCGACACCCTTCGCATGCGGCTGGACAGCCCGGTGAGCATGATGGCGTCGATCTGCGACCAGTTGCAGGGGCCGCAGGGCGCCGTGCGCTATCTGCTGCGCAACGGCCTGGCGCAGACCCAGCTCGCGGCCCTGCGCGGCAAATGCGCGTCCGCCGGGCGGCTCACCATACTGCACCTGTCCGATCTGCATGCCGAGCAGCCCCCGGCACGGCTGTTCGGCCACATCGACTCCCTGGATGCGGTGGCCAAGGTCCCCGATTACCTGCGCTCCCTGGCGGTCCGGCCTGATGCGATCGTCGTCACCGGCGATCTGATCCACCATGACGTTCGCGCCTATCGGCGGGTATGCGAGGCGCTGCAGCGGCTGTCCGACGATCTTGGCGCGCCGCTGTGCGTCGTTCCGGGCAACCATGACGACGTGGATGCCGCGGCGGATGCGCTCGGGCGGTATACCACGGCCGCCGTCGCGCCGCAGTCGTTCGGCGTCCGCGGGTACACCCTGCATCTGCTCGACAGCAGCGAGGGATATATCGCTCCCGAGGCGCTGGCCGGGCTGCGGAAGAGTCTGCACGCGCCGTGCGCGGGTGACGGGGCCGATCAGGACGGGGCCGGCTTGTCCGGTCGGGACTCGGCGAGCGGGAATTGCGGCGGTCCGTCGATTCTGGTCATGCACCACAGCCCCGTCGGATCGCTGATGCCGTCGCTGCGGCACATCGCGCTGCATAACGCGGATGCCTTGGCGGACGCGATCTCCGGCGCGGACGTGCGGCTGATCCTCGCCGGGCATTTCCACCATGCGATGCAGGGCGTGTTCCACGGCGTGCCGGTATGCGTGGCGCCATCCATGGCTTACGAACAGCGCATGGACGCCGGAACGGGGCTGGTCGAGGGGCGCAGCGGCACCGCCTTCAGCATCGAGGAGCTCGGCCCCGAGGGACTGCGCGTCACGACGGTGCCGATGTCCCTTGCCGACGACACGCTGTTTTCGGTGCCGGCCGGCACCTCCACCCATCCGGGGCACCAGCATCATTCGCGGCCGAGCGTCGAGCTGGCGGCCGCGCGCTGA